AACCCTGGCACCATCGTTTCTGGATTTGTTAAAAAAAAGTGAACCGGGAATTTCCCGGTGAATCTTAACTCCTGGTTTTATAGGGAACAAGCTGGTCCATGACCTTATAAACGCTGCCGGATCTCATGGTGAGGGTCACTTCAGCCCGGTCGTTTCCTTTGGTGCCTTCGAGTTCCACCGTTGCACCCATGCCGGGTTTATCGACACTGCCCGTAACAACCGAACCGTCCGGGTGAGTGACCTTGACATCCATACGGGATACCGACATCAGCCCTTTGCCGCCATTGAACGCGGTAATGATCGTGGTCGAGTACGTGCCGGCCTTTTCGATGCTGATGCTGACTGCCTGGTTCTCAGGAACGACATCCGTTGTGGTTGGGACAAGGGAACTGGTAGTCTTTGCCGGTTGGGGGACGGTTGTCGCGATCGTTGTCGGGATCTCCGTGGGTGCCACAACGGGCGTTGTCGGGGCCGGCGCCGGGGCCGGTGCGGGCGCTGATGGGGATGTACAGCCCGCAGAAAAGAGCACAACTACGATGAGTGCAACTGCAATATACAGGAAAGTCTTCTTCATAAGAACAGTTCCGCCGCGTGAATATTTGAGGGTTCCTGTGTACGGCATGCATCCGTGCATGAGATTGCATTTCCCAAAAGTCCTTTTCAATCAGATGTTGGCAGAACCCAATCCTCATCTCCCGGAATGGTGAACATTACATCACGTATCTGGCAGTCATCGTCCTCGTATTCGTCTTCATCCTGATAGCAATCCGGCAGGTGGGCAGGTTCAACCTGAAGATCTGGCAGATTATGCTTGGCGGAGCCTTAGCGGTTCTCCTGACCGGCCAGATCGCACCCGCTGATGCACTCCGCGCTATTGATATTGACGTTATGCTCTTCCTCTTCGGTATGTTCGTTGTCGGGGAGACTCTTGTGCAGAGCGGGTTCCTTGCCTCTATCGCCCACCGCTTTTTTGCCCGGGCAAAAAATCCCGGCCAGGTTGTTCTTGGCATCCTCTTTGGCATGGGCATCCTCTCGGCACTTCTGATGAACGATACGACAGCCGTTATCGGCACGCCGCTGGTCCTTGCCCTTGCAGCAGGCCGTCACATCTCAAAAAAACTGCTCCTGCTCGCACTTGCCTTTGCCATCACCACCGGCAGCGTGATGAGCCCGATTGGCAATCCCCAGAACCTGCTTGTTGCCATCAACTCCGGCATGGCCTCGCCGTTTGTCACGTTCGCGCTCTACCTTGCCATCCCGACGCTTGCCTGTCTTGGTATCGCGTATGCCGTGCTCCGCTGGTTCTACAGATCGGAGTTCCTGCCCCGGGAATTCGAGGATGAGCCCGCGCAAAAACCCGATCCCCGGCTCGTCCTGCTGGCAAAAGTCTCGCTTGCAATCATCCTGCTGCTCGCAGCAGTCAATATCCTCGCATCGCTCCTGACCGGTTCCATGCTTGTCACCCTGCCGTTCATCGCGCTCGGTGCTGCCCTGCCCGTGCTGGTCTTCTCAAAGAGGCGCTTTGAGAT
Above is a window of uncultured Methanoregula sp. DNA encoding:
- a CDS encoding SLC13 family permease, with product MAIRQVGRFNLKIWQIMLGGALAVLLTGQIAPADALRAIDIDVMLFLFGMFVVGETLVQSGFLASIAHRFFARAKNPGQVVLGILFGMGILSALLMNDTTAVIGTPLVLALAAGRHISKKLLLLALAFAITTGSVMSPIGNPQNLLVAINSGMASPFVTFALYLAIPTLACLGIAYAVLRWFYRSEFLPREFEDEPAQKPDPRLVLLAKVSLAIILLLAAVNILASLLTGSMLVTLPFIALGAALPVLVFSKRRFEILKTIDWCTLVFFAAMFVLMESVWQTGIFQSMIGSGMLSSIPALLATSVVISQFISNVPFVALFQPLVMEAGSGTAQLMALAAGSTIAGNLTILGAASNVIIIQNAEKQGVTLTFMEFLKVGLPLTVLQLIVYAGWLMVVG